In Variovorax sp. OAS795, a single window of DNA contains:
- a CDS encoding IclR family transcriptional regulator, with the protein MPAVSRALAILQLLARSPEPLTLKSISEGLALVTSTCLHILRVLVDEGMVKVEPGTKRYSLDVGVLSLARSVAENNPFPARIQAALDRLSEAWNVTTIGVKVSGVEDLVVLSLARSRGPFRLYVEVGSRFPALTSATGRLVSAYADLSDAELARRFKTLAWENPPELETWKKEVRAAQRKGFAIDRGNYMSGITVIAVPIFDAQKRMTHALVALGVADQMTSERTKSLTVDLVREAKALS; encoded by the coding sequence GTGCCGGCGGTTTCTCGCGCGCTGGCCATCCTCCAGCTGCTGGCCAGGTCCCCCGAGCCGCTGACGCTCAAGTCGATTTCGGAAGGCCTCGCGCTGGTGACGAGTACGTGCCTGCACATCCTGCGTGTGCTCGTCGATGAAGGCATGGTCAAGGTCGAGCCGGGAACGAAGCGCTACAGCCTGGACGTCGGCGTGCTCTCCCTGGCACGCAGCGTGGCCGAGAACAATCCGTTTCCGGCCCGCATCCAGGCCGCGCTCGATCGGCTCTCCGAGGCGTGGAACGTCACCACGATCGGCGTCAAGGTCTCCGGGGTCGAGGACCTCGTGGTGCTTTCGCTGGCGCGCTCGCGCGGCCCTTTTCGGCTCTACGTGGAGGTGGGCAGCCGGTTCCCCGCACTCACCAGCGCGACGGGACGGCTGGTCTCCGCCTATGCCGACCTGTCAGACGCGGAGCTGGCCCGCCGCTTCAAGACCCTGGCCTGGGAGAACCCTCCCGAGCTCGAAACCTGGAAGAAGGAAGTGCGCGCGGCGCAACGCAAGGGATTCGCCATCGACCGTGGCAACTACATGAGCGGCATTACGGTGATTGCCGTTCCGATCTTCGACGCCCAGAAGCGCATGACGCACGCACTGGTCGCGCTCGGTGTGGCAGACCAGATGACGAGCGAGCGCACCAAGTCGCTGACGGTGGACCTGGTGCGAGAGGCAAAGGCATTGTCATGA
- a CDS encoding PaaI family thioesterase has protein sequence MTGTEPPGAPGDAIAALQEAGWRQRALRGFADRMGPLWTRKEAEGWAYGILATSDHLNPGGFVHGGVLCALFDHVVSAVAWEAVGRRACVTVQLNTQFLAAACEGQFLEARGRVVRATSTLVFVEGTLNCGDAELLRGSSVQKIMG, from the coding sequence ATGACCGGCACCGAGCCCCCGGGCGCTCCCGGCGACGCGATCGCCGCACTGCAGGAGGCCGGCTGGCGACAGCGCGCGCTGCGCGGCTTCGCAGACCGGATGGGGCCCTTGTGGACCCGGAAGGAAGCAGAGGGATGGGCCTACGGCATCCTTGCGACTTCGGACCATCTGAACCCGGGCGGGTTCGTTCACGGCGGTGTGCTCTGCGCCCTCTTCGACCACGTCGTCAGCGCTGTCGCCTGGGAGGCGGTCGGCCGCCGCGCCTGCGTGACGGTCCAGCTCAACACGCAGTTCCTCGCCGCGGCGTGCGAGGGACAGTTTCTCGAAGCACGCGGCCGCGTGGTGCGCGCGACGTCCACGCTGGTGTTCGTGGAAGGCACGCTGAATTGCGGCGACGCGGAATTGCTGCGGGGTTCCAGCGTGCAGAAGATCATGGGCTGA
- a CDS encoding amidohydrolase family protein, with protein sequence MRAIAPFTALVLAACCAVPPLAHGQSAQGSPQAYDGPLFDTHLHYNQEAWDGSAGPYPPAEALARMQRNNVAAIVANSRPNAGTQTLAAAPETRAAGVAVVPFVRLYRNRDDYSNWFRDESIHEMVLAELARGTASGPYRGIGEFHLYESANANGPVARKLIALAERQKLAVLAHVDDVAIDLLMAHAPSKGRNLRLIWAHTGIGGAPVERVQALLERYPLLMGELSYRPGLTCEGGKLCPEWRALILKYPERFVIGSDTWVNQRWSAYDEIMRGYRTWLGDLPPDVARRVAWGNAAALFDLR encoded by the coding sequence ATGAGAGCCATCGCCCCTTTCACCGCCCTTGTCCTGGCCGCCTGCTGTGCCGTGCCGCCCCTTGCCCACGGCCAGTCCGCGCAGGGCAGCCCGCAGGCCTACGACGGCCCGCTGTTCGACACGCACCTGCACTACAACCAGGAAGCCTGGGACGGCAGCGCCGGACCCTATCCGCCCGCCGAGGCGCTCGCGCGCATGCAGCGCAACAACGTCGCGGCCATCGTGGCCAATTCGCGGCCCAACGCCGGCACGCAGACCTTGGCCGCGGCGCCCGAAACCCGCGCGGCGGGCGTCGCGGTGGTGCCCTTCGTGCGCCTGTACCGCAACCGAGACGACTACAGCAACTGGTTCCGCGACGAGAGCATCCACGAGATGGTGCTGGCCGAGCTCGCGCGCGGCACCGCGAGCGGACCTTACCGCGGCATCGGCGAGTTCCACCTGTACGAGAGCGCGAATGCCAACGGGCCGGTGGCCAGGAAGCTGATCGCACTCGCGGAGCGGCAGAAGCTCGCGGTGCTTGCGCACGTGGACGACGTGGCGATCGACCTGCTGATGGCCCACGCGCCTTCGAAGGGCAGGAACCTGCGGCTCATCTGGGCGCACACCGGCATCGGCGGCGCACCCGTCGAGCGGGTGCAGGCGCTGCTGGAGCGCTATCCGCTGCTGATGGGCGAGCTCTCGTACCGGCCGGGGCTGACCTGCGAGGGCGGCAAGCTGTGCCCCGAATGGCGCGCGCTGATCCTGAAGTATCCGGAGCGCTTCGTGATCGGCTCCGACACCTGGGTGAACCAGCGCTGGAGCGCCTACGACGAGATCATGCGCGGCTACCGCACCTGGCTTGGCGACCTGCCTCCGGACGTGGCGCGTCGCGTGGCATGGGGCAATGCGGCGGCGCTGTTCGACTTGCGCTGA